Below is a genomic region from Candidatus Polarisedimenticolia bacterium.
CTGTTCCAGTCACTCTCCGCCGCCTACGGCCCGACGGCCCTTCGCATCGCCGGCCTCTCCGGGATCCTGGAGCTGGCGGCGCTTCTCCTGTTCGGCTATAACCTCTGGCGGACGCTCGATGCCGCGACGGTCGAGACGCCGAAAGTCTCATGGCTCCCGCCCGTGGCGGCGGCGACGAAGGTCGGGGATCTTCTCCTCGCTTATCCCGGGCTCCTGCCGGTGTTCGTGAGCCACGGCTTCACGGCGCTCGCCAATCCCGTCATGCGCCGGACCGTGGCGAGGCAGGTCAGCCTCGGACAGGCCTGTCGCATGCACGGCGTCGACCTGGAGCGTTTCCTGAAGGAGCTTTCGGAGACCGCCGGGCGGCTGCGCGCGCAATCCTGAAGGAGCCGATGAGTCCTGCGGAAACGCCGCCGGCGCGCGACCGGATCCCTCCGCGCCTGACTCCGGTGATCTATTTCCTCATGGCACACGCGGCGCTGCTCGCCGCCTTCGCCCTCGCCGTCGCGCACCCGGCCGAGGTGAGCGGCTACTTCTACCAGCCCCGCATGATCGCGCTGGTCCATCTCATCACCCTTGGATGGATTACCGCCTCGATCCTGGGGTCCCTCTACGTGATCGGCCCGATGGCGCTGCGCAGCCCCATGCCGGAGGGGCGCGCCGATCTCATCGTGGCGCTCCTCTACGCCATCGGGCTGTGCGGGATGGTCTCGCACTTCTGGCTCAACGCTTACGGAGGTGCCGGCTGGGCGGCGCTTCTCGTCGTCGGCGCCGCGCTGCACGTCGGATTTCGGGCGCTGCGCAGCGTGCGGCAGGCGCCGGTGCAGCCGGCCGTCAAGCTCCATCTGCTCCTGGCGCTGGTCAACCTGGCACTGGCGGGCAGCCTCGGCATCCTTCTCGCCTTCGACAAGGCGCACCCTTTCCTACCGGCGATCGAGCTGGGCAACGTGATGGCGCACGCCCATCTCGCTGCCATCGGCTGGGTCGGAATGATGGTGATGGGGACGGGACTGCGCATGCTCCCGATGGTGCTGCCGGCGGCGATGCCCGCGGGGAAGCTGTCGATTCCCGGCGCGCTGCTCACCGAAGCGGGAATCCTCGGAGTGTCGGGCATCCTCATGCTCGGCAGCGCGGCGCTGGGAGGGTTCGCCCTGCTGGTTGCCGCCGGATTCGCCGTCTTCCTGGGTCAGGCGATCTGGATGCGCCGGCACCTCCGGCCCGCTCCGGCCGGGCTGCCGCGCCCCGATCTCGGCGTGTGGCACGTGCTGCAGGCGCTTGTCTATCTGTTACTGGCGGTCGCTCTGGGAATCTTCCTGGCTTTCACGCCGGAGTCGGATCTCACCTACCGGCTGGCTCCGGTGTACGGGGTGGCAGGCTTGCTGGGGTTTTACGGACAGCTGGTGCTGGGGATCGAATCCCGGATCCTTCCCATGTTCGCGGCCTATTACGCCAATCGAAGAGCCTGCGGCGCCGGGCCGGTGATCCAGCCGCACGAGATGCCGCGACGCGGCCTGCAGACGGCGGTCTTCGCCTTGTGGAGCGCGGGCTTGCCGGTTCTGGCGGCGGGAATGTCCCTGGCGCGGCCCGGTCTTTGCCGCACCGGCGCCTCGTTGCTGCTCCTTGCGGCCCTCGCGCTGGCGATCAACCAGGCCCGCGTCCTGGCGCATCTGTTCCGGGGAAAAGCATCCCGGCCGCTTAGCGAGACGGCGGGCGGGTTGTCATGACAAGCCCTGAAAGAATCCGAATGCAGCGCCTGTCCGGTAAAGTTACCCTTACGGATTGAGCCGGGCCCGGAGTCTTGGCTTCCCCATGATCAAGTGTCGGCCGTTGACGCGCGGCCGCTCCTCGTCGTGAGCTTACCTAGCGGATTGGGCCGGGTCCGGAGTCTTGGCTTCCCCATGATCAAGTGCCGGCCGTTGACGCGCGGCCGCTGTTTGCCGCCGCGTCCAACGGTGCCCCTGCCTACTGAGAGCTTCACTGTGTCTTGTCCGTTCCGTAGCGCTCTTTGTAGAAGGCGTCGATGCGGGCCCGATCCTCGGGCGACATTCCCTTCTTCCAGGCATGCTCGGGTGAATCGAGCACCGCCTTGATCACCTTCGCCACCTCCGGATCGCCGTGGCCCACCTCCTGCGCCTTGGGGAGGAAGTCGAAGTAGAAGCGCTCCGCCACCTCGAAGAAGCCGTGCCACTGGGTGTAGTCGGGTCCCTGCATCGAGACTCCCATGCGCGCCCGCCGCCCCTCGTGGTGCCACAGCCGGTAGAAGCTCCACTCCAGCTCGTCGTCGAAGGGGGTCGGGGTGAGGTGATGTCCGGCCCGCAGCGCGTCCATCACCCGCTGCGCCGGGAAGGCGAACTTGTCGTTCCACATCGTCACGGCACCGTCGTACTGAGTGTAGAAAGCGCTCACGAAGTCGGGGGCGTGGCAGTTCTTGCAGACGTCGGCCATCGCTTCCCGCTTCCCTTCCCAGTTCTCCAGCTTCTTGCTCACCACCGGCCGCAGGGTCCAGGAGATGCGCGCCCCCACGTCGTGCGTCACCTTCTGGTTGGGCGTCGCCGACATGTGGCAGGTGGCGCAGGTGGGCGCCGCGGTGTAGTCCTGGCCGACCACCCAGTGCTCCGCGTCGAGGTTCATCTCGGCGGTGCGCGTGTAGAAGGCGATACCGTGCTTCGACTCGTCATAGATCTCGATCTGCGGGTGGTCCGGGCCCATGTGGCACTTGCCGCACACCTGCGGCTGGCGCGCCATCGCCTTGCTGAAGACATGCCGCGAATGACAGGCGGAGCAGGAGCCGTTCGAGCCGTCCAGGTTCACCCGCCCGATTCCGGTGTTCGGCCAGGTGTTCGGATCGAGCATCGGCTTGCCGTTCTTGTCCTTGCGGATGCCGCCGCCGGAGTCCTTCAGGAAGGCCACGGTGGATCCGTGGCACTGTTTGCAGCCGTTGGCGGCGATGATCGGCCCCTCGATCACCTCGCCCATCACGTTGTCGAGGCTGCCGATGAAGCCCGCCGCCTTGGAATGGTGCGACGCCATGAACTCCTTGGTGATGTCCTGGTGGCAGCCGCCGCAGTCCTTGGGGCTCACGACGGTCGCGATCAGCTTCCCCTCGTGGCGGAAGGCGTCGGCGTCGGTCTCGTCGGCCCGGTGGCACTCGTAGCAGCCCACTCCGAGCGTGGCGTGCTTGCTGTCGCGCCACTGCGCCGCGATGACCGGCGTCTTGTCCTCGTGGCAGTCGTAGCATTTCCTGCTGTCGGCCCCCATCACCGGCTCCGGCCTCGGCTGCACCCGCTGCTTGCCTCCCTCCACCCAGGCCACGACGAGCAGCGCGCCCAGGAAGAGGAACGACAGGGCCGCCACGAGCTTCCGCTTGAAATCCAGATTCATGCATGCACCTCAGTGAGTGGCGACGGCTTCCCAGATCGTCAGGACGACGAGGGCGCACACCGCTGCCGTCCCGATCCAGACGGAAAGCTCGCTGCCCGGACGGCGCCGGCGGATCGCCGCGTCGATGAAGGGCCAGATCAGGGTCAAGAATCCCACGAAGCCGATGGAGAGGACGGCCCAGGTCAGCCCCGTCAGCTTCAGCCAGCGGAAGGTCCAGAAGAAGTACCACTCCGGCTTGATGTGCGCCGGCGTGACGAGCGGGTTGGCCTTCTCCGCCAATTCTGTCGGGAAGATGACCGTCAGGCAGGTCAGCAGAAAGGCCAGGGAGAGGCCGATGATGATCTCGGTCATGATGTGATCGGGAAAAAACGGGAAGGTCTTCTTGCCCGCCGGGGCCTTGAGCCCCTTCGCCTCGAACTCGAACTCGGTCACCCCGTGCAGCCGCATCAGCATCAGGTGCGCGCCGATCAGCAGCGTCATCAGCGTCGGCAGGACGCCGATGTGCAGGATGAAGAAGCGCGACAGCGTCTCCTTGCCCACCACGTCGCCGCCGCGCAGCATTCGCCCCAGCAGCGGGCCTATCCCGGGCACCGCCTCGGTAAGGTTCGAAGCGACCGTGGCTCCCCAGTACGAAAGCTGCTCGTAGACCAGCGAGTAGCCGGTGAAGCCGAAGAACAGCGTCACGCCCAGCAGGGCGACGCCGATCATCCAGTTGGCCTCGCGCGGCTTGCGGTAAGCGCCGGTGAAGAAGACGCGCATCATGTGCAGGATCACCGCCGCGATCATCAGGTTCGAGGACCAGCGGTGCAGGCTGCGAACGAACCATCCGAAGGGGACGACGTCCTTGACGTGCTGCACCGACTCGTAGGCGCGGGCCGGATCGGGGACGTAGTAGAAGGACAGGAGGATTCCGGTCACCGCCTGGAGCGCGAACAGAAGTGCCGGCGTCCCGCCAAGACACCACCACCAGTGCTTCAGGTGATTGGGGACCGGCTCGTTGGAAAGGCCGCGCAGCGCCTCCCAATCGACCGGAAAGCGATCCTGCAGCCAGCGGCCCCAGGAAGTCGTCGGCGGCAGGGTTCCGGCGGCCGGCGCCTCTGCGGAATCTGAAGAGCCGTGACGGCTCACAGCGTGATGATCTCCTCGTATTCCAGGAAAAGGTTCTCACCCACCTGCGCCACCTCGAAGCGCTTCAGGTGCTTCCCTTCGTCCGCCGGCGGGCCGGAGACGGCCGTGCCGGTGTTGTCGAAGACGCCGTTGTGGCAAGGGCAGACGAAGCGGGAGGCCGCGGTGTCGTAGTGGACCTTACAGCCGAGGTGGGGACAGACATCGGAGAGCGCCACGATTCCTTCGCCGGTGTCGGTCACCAGCGCGGTATTGCCGTCGGGAAGCTCGAAGGGAAGCCCCTTGCCGGGGGCGAGATCGGAGGCGGGCGCGAGAAAGATGCGGCGCCGGCGGCGCAGTCCTTTCAGCGGGAAGAGATACCGCAAGGCGATTCCGCCCAGTGCCGCGGCGACGGAAGCCAAGCCTGTCACCATGGCGGCCCGGACGAGAAAGCCTCGACGAGTCACGGAAGTTCCGGGTCTTCCGTCCATCGATCTCCTCAGGCTGCGCAGGCTAGCACATCTTCAGGCGAATCGGATGGCCTTCGAGGCGGGACCCCTGAACAAACAAGGGACGGGAGCCGGTTCCCCCCCAGGGAATTGTGGCTCCCGTCCTTACCGGGACGGACGGTCTCGACCCGGATCTTGCGGCCTAATGAAGTGCAAGATGCAGACCACGACGCCGGCGGCGCCGAAGCTCGCAAACAGCCGTCATTTTCGAGCATCGCGGCCGGTCGTGGAAGACCGAGGCGATCCGCTCCCGCATTTTTTTCGCGGGCGTGATTCGTCGCGGAGCCACGGCGCAAAAAATTTCGCGCGATGCTATGCTCCGCCGCCGGTCGCACGCTCACCCGGAGAGCCACGATGCCTGCAGCGCGACGATGGATCTTCCCTCTTACGATCGCGGGAGTCGCAGGGCTGGCCGTATTGATGCTGGGCTTCCGTCTGGGGAGCACGGGGCTGTGGACCGATGAGTCGATCTATGCACAGACCGCCCGCGAGATGGCGCGCAGCGGCGACTGGATCACCCCGAAGCTGTGCGGCGGCCCCTACCTGATCAAGCCGGTGCTCTACCACTGGATGGCGGCGGTCGCCTTCCATCTCGCCGGTGAGAGCGAGCTGGCCGCGCGATTGCCGCAGGCTGCGGCCGCCGCGCTGATGCTGACCTTCATGCTCGCCGTGACCGGAGGCTTCGCGCGGAACTCCGACAGTCCGTCCACGAGAAAGGGAGCGTGGCTGGCTGCCGCGGCGCTGCTGACCTCACCCGGCTTCATCATGGGCGCCCGCGTCGCCGGGATGGACCTGCTGCTCAGCGCCGCGATCACGCTCACCATCCTCTGCTTTTCGCGCGGCTACTCCGAGGGGGGAAGCCTTCGAGGAGGCTGGTTCGTCGCCTCGGGATTTTTCGCGGGGCTGGGGCTGCTGGCGAAGGGTCCGTTGGGAGCGCTCATCCCGGGATTGGTCATCCTGATCTTCCTGGCACTCCGCGGACAGGTCAGGATCGCCGTCTCGCGCCCGGCCAGGAAGGGGGCGCTCGTGGCGCTGCTGACCGCTGCCGTCTGGTATCTCCCGGTCTCCTACCTGCACTGGGAGCGCTTCAACCGGGTCTTCTGGATGGCGAACAACGTAACGCGCCTGCACGAGCCGGTGTCGGATCACAAGGGGCCGATTACTTTTTATGTGCCGGTGTTCCTCCTGGCGTTCCTTCCCTGGAGCTTCCCCTTCGCCGTGGCCTTCGCCCGCTCGGTGAAACGCGTCGTGGCGCAGCGCCCGACGCGCTGCGCACCCGAGGATCTGCTCCTGCTGATCTGGTTCGCGGCGCCCTTCATCTTCTATTCCGCCGTCGCCACCAAGCTCCCCGGATACATCCTTCCCGTCTTCCCCGCCGCGGCGCTGCTGACGGCGCAAGAATGGGTCCGGGAGCGCGAAGCTCCCCGCCGCAGGCGCGGAGGCGCTTTCCGCATCGCCTGCGCGCTCGGGGTGATGGCGCTTCCGGGCGTCGCCCTCGCCGTTCCCTTCCTTCTCGAGTACCGCTACGCGCTGCATCCTCTCTGGATCTGGGCCTACCCCGCCGCCACCTTCATCGTCGCGGTGCCGGCCGCCCTGTCGGCACTGCTCCGGTCCGGCAGGCTGCACCCGGCGCTCACCACGGCGGCGGGCATGGTTTTCGTGCTGGGGCTGATCCGGTTCGTGGTGGCGCCGGTGGAGCCTTACGAGTCGATGAAGTCGCTGACACTGCGGCTGGTGAAGCTGGGGAGATCGGGCTATCCGGTGGCCCTGGCGGGACAGCACCTGCGCGGCACGCTGTTCTATACCGACTGCACCATTCCGCACCCGCGCGACATGAAGGACCTGCCGCGCCCGGGCCCTGGCCTGCCGCTTTTCTGCCTGGTGAAGAAGAAGTTCCTGCCGGGACTCGAGGAATGGGCCCGCGGCCGGGGGCTGCACCTGCAGGTCCTCAAGACCACGGGAGATCTCAGCCTGGCGCAAGTTTCCTGGGAGTAGCCCCGCTGCGGCGGCTGGCTGGTCGGTTCACTGAAATCCAGCAGCGAGCTGGTTGCCCGAGGCATCAATTGGGGTCGAATTCCGGTTGCCGGCCCTCTCCGATGACGCCCGCAGCGAGGCTTGCCGGGGGGATTGCTCCCCGTTTCATCTCGAAGTTCCATTTCCAAATCTCGTATATGGGAGGATAAACGAGAAGCTCCAGGAGGAAGCTGGTCACGAGTCCGCCAATCATGGGAGCCACGACCCGCTTCATCATGTCGGAGCCGGTTCCCATCGACCACATGATCGGCATCAACCCCATGAAGGCTGCGGCAACGGTCATCATCTTGGGCCTGATCCGCTTCACGGCCCCGTGGACGATCGCTTCCCTCAGATCTTCCCTCGTCCTCATCCTTCCAGACCGGACGGCGTCGGCATAGGAGAGATCCAGGAACAGGAGCATGAAAACTCCGGTCTCCGCGTCGAGCCCCATCAGAGCGATCATCCCGACCCAGGTGGCGATGGAGACGTTGTAACCCAGCGCGACGAGGAGCCATACGGCGCCTATGATCGAGAAGGGGACCGCCAGCAGGACGATGCAGGCCTTCACGCCCGATTTCGTGTTCATGTACAGAAGGACGAAGATGAGGAACAGCGTGATGGGAACGACCACCTTCAGGCGCTCCCGCACCCGCAGCATGTTCTCGTACTGGCCGCTCCATTGCAGAGAGTACCCTGTGGGGAGTGCCACGTTCTTCGCGACCGCCAGCTTCGCATCACGGACGAAGCCGCCGATGTCCCGTCCCGAGAGGTCCACGTAGACGTATCCTGCCAGCAATCCGTTCTCATCGCGGATCATGGCGGGGCCGGTATTCATCCGGATGTCGGCGATCTGCGCCATCGGGATCTGCGCTCCCGAGGGGGTCGGGACGAGGACCCGCTCGAGGGCGGAGAGACTGTCGCGCATCTCCCGCGCGTAGCGCACGCTGACGGAGTAGCGCTCGCGCCCTTCCACGGTCGTCGTGACGCTCTCGCCGCCGATCGCCGACTGCAGGACTCTCTGGGCATCCTCAACGCTGAGGCCGTAGCGGGCGAGGTCGCCGCGGCGCAGGTCGAAATCGAGGAAGTAGCCGCCGGCCGTGCGCTCGGCATAGACGCTGCGAGCGCCCGGCACCGTCCGGACGGCTGCCTCCACCTCGATGCCGACCTTCTCGATCACCGCCAAATCCGCGCCGTAGATCTTGATTCCGACCGGCGTCCGGATCCCGGTGGAGAGCATGTCGGTGCGGTTCTTGATCGGCATCGTCCAGGCGTTGGTCACCCCGGGGAAGCGCAGCTTCGCGTCCATCTCGGTGACGAGCTCCTCGCGCGTCATGCGATCCCACCAGACGTGCCGGAGGGGCGCCTGCAGGAACTCGGGCCAGCCGGAGTAGAAGCGCTCAACCTTGCGCCATTGATCGTGCGGTTTCAGGAGAACGGTCGTCTCCAGCATCGAGAAAGGGGCCGGGTCGGTCGACGACTCGGCGCGCCCGGCCTTCCCGAACACACGGATCACCTCCGGCACCTCCTTCAGGATCTGGTCCGACATCTGCACCAGCTTCTCCGCTTCGGTCACCGAGATTCCGGGCAGTGTCGTGGGCATGTAGAGCAACACCCCTTCGTCCAGCGGAGGCATGAACTCGGAGCCGAGGCTCAGGTAGGCGGGGACGGCGCTCAGAACCAGCAGACCAGCCACCACCAGAGTCGTGCCCGGGAAGCGCAGGACAAGCCGGCAAGCCGGCTCGTAGACACGGAAGAGGACCCGGCTGATGGGATGCTTTTCCTCCGGGTAATAGGTTCCCACCAGCGACTGGTGCGTGATCCAGGAGAGCCAGCGCGGGCGGAACTGGATTCGATCCATGCGGGTGAACAGCATCCGCATCGCCGGATCCAGCGTGATGGCAAGGACGGCGGCAATGGCCATCGCCAGGTTCTTGGTATAGGCCAACGGCTTGAACAGACGCCCTTCCTGGTCCACGAGCGTGAAGATCGGCATGAAGGCCACGGCGATTACCAGCAGGGAGAAGAAGACCGACGGCCCGACTTCCTTGAGAGCACTCAAGCGGACCGCGTGGAAGTCCCCCACCCGCCCTCCGGCTTCCCAGAGCTGCAGCTTCTTGTAGGCGTTCTCCACCTCGACAATGGCGCCGTCCACCAGGACCCCGATGGAAATGGCGATGCCGGCGAGCGACATGATGTTCGAGGAGAGGCCCATCAGGTGCATGGGAATGAAGGCCAGGACCACCGAGACGGGAATCGTGACGATCGGGACGATGGCCGATGGGAGGTGCCACAGGAAGAACAGGATCACCAGGCTGACGATGATCATCTCCAGCAGCAGCTCCTTGCGGAGGTTGTCGATCGATCGCCGGATCAGGTCCGAGCGGTCGTAGGTGGTCACCAGCTCCACCCCGGCCGGGAGGGAGGATCGGACGCTGTCGATCTTCTCCTTCACCCGGTGGATCACGTTCAAGGCGTTCTCG
It encodes:
- a CDS encoding multiheme c-type cytochrome, whose translation is MNLDFKRKLVAALSFLFLGALLVVAWVEGGKQRVQPRPEPVMGADSRKCYDCHEDKTPVIAAQWRDSKHATLGVGCYECHRADETDADAFRHEGKLIATVVSPKDCGGCHQDITKEFMASHHSKAAGFIGSLDNVMGEVIEGPIIAANGCKQCHGSTVAFLKDSGGGIRKDKNGKPMLDPNTWPNTGIGRVNLDGSNGSCSACHSRHVFSKAMARQPQVCGKCHMGPDHPQIEIYDESKHGIAFYTRTAEMNLDAEHWVVGQDYTAAPTCATCHMSATPNQKVTHDVGARISWTLRPVVSKKLENWEGKREAMADVCKNCHAPDFVSAFYTQYDGAVTMWNDKFAFPAQRVMDALRAGHHLTPTPFDDELEWSFYRLWHHEGRRARMGVSMQGPDYTQWHGFFEVAERFYFDFLPKAQEVGHGDPEVAKVIKAVLDSPEHAWKKGMSPEDRARIDAFYKERYGTDKTQ
- a CDS encoding cytochrome bc complex cytochrome b subunit, whose product is MSRHGSSDSAEAPAAGTLPPTTSWGRWLQDRFPVDWEALRGLSNEPVPNHLKHWWWCLGGTPALLFALQAVTGILLSFYYVPDPARAYESVQHVKDVVPFGWFVRSLHRWSSNLMIAAVILHMMRVFFTGAYRKPREANWMIGVALLGVTLFFGFTGYSLVYEQLSYWGATVASNLTEAVPGIGPLLGRMLRGGDVVGKETLSRFFILHIGVLPTLMTLLIGAHLMLMRLHGVTEFEFEAKGLKAPAGKKTFPFFPDHIMTEIIIGLSLAFLLTCLTVIFPTELAEKANPLVTPAHIKPEWYFFWTFRWLKLTGLTWAVLSIGFVGFLTLIWPFIDAAIRRRRPGSELSVWIGTAAVCALVVLTIWEAVATH
- a CDS encoding Rieske (2Fe-2S) protein; this encodes MTRRGFLVRAAMVTGLASVAAALGGIALRYLFPLKGLRRRRRIFLAPASDLAPGKGLPFELPDGNTALVTDTGEGIVALSDVCPHLGCKVHYDTAASRFVCPCHNGVFDNTGTAVSGPPADEGKHLKRFEVAQVGENLFLEYEEIITL
- a CDS encoding glycosyltransferase family 39 protein, translated to MPAARRWIFPLTIAGVAGLAVLMLGFRLGSTGLWTDESIYAQTAREMARSGDWITPKLCGGPYLIKPVLYHWMAAVAFHLAGESELAARLPQAAAAALMLTFMLAVTGGFARNSDSPSTRKGAWLAAAALLTSPGFIMGARVAGMDLLLSAAITLTILCFSRGYSEGGSLRGGWFVASGFFAGLGLLAKGPLGALIPGLVILIFLALRGQVRIAVSRPARKGALVALLTAAVWYLPVSYLHWERFNRVFWMANNVTRLHEPVSDHKGPITFYVPVFLLAFLPWSFPFAVAFARSVKRVVAQRPTRCAPEDLLLLIWFAAPFIFYSAVATKLPGYILPVFPAAALLTAQEWVREREAPRRRRGGAFRIACALGVMALPGVALAVPFLLEYRYALHPLWIWAYPAATFIVAVPAALSALLRSGRLHPALTTAAGMVFVLGLIRFVVAPVEPYESMKSLTLRLVKLGRSGYPVALAGQHLRGTLFYTDCTIPHPRDMKDLPRPGPGLPLFCLVKKKFLPGLEEWARGRGLHLQVLKTTGDLSLAQVSWE
- a CDS encoding CusA/CzcA family heavy metal efflux RND transporter, translating into MIERIIEFSARNKFLVLILTAVAVILAVQSMKSVPLDAIPDLSDTQVIVYSRWDRSPDIIEDQVTYPIVTALLGAPKVKAIRGFSDFGFSYVYIIFQDGTDTYWARSRTMEYLSKILPRLPEGVRTELGPDATGVGWVYQYALVDRTGRHDLAELRSFQDWTLRYWLQSVPGVAEVASIGGFQKQYQINVNPDSLVALRIPLTRVLEAIRQGNNDVGGRVVEFAGAEYMVRGRGYARSIADLEAIVVGDDGKGTPVLVRDVARVTIGPDIRRGVVDLDGLGDTVGGIVVMRYGENALNVIHRVKEKIDSVRSSLPAGVELVTTYDRSDLIRRSIDNLRKELLLEMIIVSLVILFFLWHLPSAIVPIVTIPVSVVLAFIPMHLMGLSSNIMSLAGIAISIGVLVDGAIVEVENAYKKLQLWEAGGRVGDFHAVRLSALKEVGPSVFFSLLVIAVAFMPIFTLVDQEGRLFKPLAYTKNLAMAIAAVLAITLDPAMRMLFTRMDRIQFRPRWLSWITHQSLVGTYYPEEKHPISRVLFRVYEPACRLVLRFPGTTLVVAGLLVLSAVPAYLSLGSEFMPPLDEGVLLYMPTTLPGISVTEAEKLVQMSDQILKEVPEVIRVFGKAGRAESSTDPAPFSMLETTVLLKPHDQWRKVERFYSGWPEFLQAPLRHVWWDRMTREELVTEMDAKLRFPGVTNAWTMPIKNRTDMLSTGIRTPVGIKIYGADLAVIEKVGIEVEAAVRTVPGARSVYAERTAGGYFLDFDLRRGDLARYGLSVEDAQRVLQSAIGGESVTTTVEGRERYSVSVRYAREMRDSLSALERVLVPTPSGAQIPMAQIADIRMNTGPAMIRDENGLLAGYVYVDLSGRDIGGFVRDAKLAVAKNVALPTGYSLQWSGQYENMLRVRERLKVVVPITLFLIFVLLYMNTKSGVKACIVLLAVPFSIIGAVWLLVALGYNVSIATWVGMIALMGLDAETGVFMLLFLDLSYADAVRSGRMRTREDLREAIVHGAVKRIRPKMMTVAAAFMGLMPIMWSMGTGSDMMKRVVAPMIGGLVTSFLLELLVYPPIYEIWKWNFEMKRGAIPPASLAAGVIGEGRQPEFDPN